Proteins encoded by one window of Burkholderia plantarii:
- a CDS encoding NRDE family protein: MCLIVFDWQPEADEGPVLTLTANRDEFLRRTSAPLTWWEDLPGVLAGRDLEGGGTWLGVSRDGRFAALTNYRAPFDIRAGAPTRGRLVSDFLGGRNLAPLDYLQQIAGTAALYNGFNLLVGDCRRRELAWFCNRPAEPDTALDAPLLIEAGIHGLSNARLDTPWPKLVHKRSELGTLLTYEAAPSLDALIEIMRDTRTADDDALPRTGIPLERERALSAAFIETPEYGTRGTTALRVTRKEGSRLSVEIKERCDDDGSHRIVRPGAFERAMNFDVALGGTR; the protein is encoded by the coding sequence ATGTGCCTGATCGTATTCGACTGGCAGCCCGAGGCCGACGAGGGCCCGGTGCTGACGCTCACCGCGAACCGTGACGAATTCCTGCGCCGCACCAGTGCGCCGCTGACCTGGTGGGAAGATCTGCCCGGCGTGCTGGCCGGCCGCGACCTCGAAGGCGGCGGCACCTGGCTCGGCGTGTCGCGCGACGGCCGCTTCGCCGCGCTCACCAACTACCGCGCGCCGTTCGACATCCGCGCCGGCGCGCCCACGCGCGGCCGGCTCGTGTCCGACTTCCTCGGCGGACGCAACCTCGCGCCGCTCGACTACCTGCAGCAAATCGCCGGCACGGCCGCGCTCTACAACGGCTTCAACCTGCTGGTCGGCGATTGCCGGCGGCGCGAGCTCGCCTGGTTCTGCAACCGGCCGGCCGAGCCCGACACCGCGCTCGACGCGCCGCTGCTGATCGAGGCCGGCATCCACGGGCTGTCGAACGCGCGGCTCGACACACCTTGGCCGAAGCTCGTCCACAAGCGCAGCGAACTCGGCACGCTGCTGACCTACGAGGCCGCGCCGTCGCTCGACGCGCTGATCGAGATCATGCGCGACACGCGCACGGCCGACGACGACGCGCTGCCGCGCACCGGCATCCCGCTCGAACGCGAGCGCGCGCTGTCGGCCGCGTTCATCGAGACGCCGGAATACGGCACGCGCGGCACCACCGCGCTGCGCGTGACGCGGAAGGAAGGCTCGCGGCTGTCGGTCGAGATCAAGGAGCGCTGCGACGACGACGGCTCGCACCGGATCGTGCGGCCCGGCGCGTTCGAGCGCGCGATGAACTTCGACGTCGCGCTGGGCGGCACGCGCTAG
- a CDS encoding Rap1a/Tai family immunity protein, with protein sequence MLRALFFTAAFVVPLSAHAFTAGDLDKLCAKTDVKSRASCGAYIEGAADGVYNTIDAIGGTTGPRVGQYFCLPPDIKAQQMTDAIRKYVAENPKIVDYNASTAVSLGLGKAFPCRNVN encoded by the coding sequence ATGTTGCGGGCTCTGTTTTTTACCGCCGCGTTCGTCGTGCCGCTCTCGGCGCACGCCTTCACGGCCGGTGATCTCGACAAGCTCTGCGCGAAGACCGACGTGAAGTCTCGCGCGTCGTGCGGCGCGTACATCGAGGGCGCCGCCGACGGCGTCTACAACACGATCGACGCGATCGGCGGCACCACCGGGCCGCGCGTCGGCCAGTATTTCTGCCTGCCGCCCGACATCAAGGCGCAGCAGATGACGGACGCGATCCGCAAATACGTCGCCGAGAACCCGAAGATCGTCGACTACAACGCCAGCACGGCGGTGTCGCTCGGGCTCGGCAAGGCGTTTCCGTGCCGCAACGTGAACTGA
- a CDS encoding PaaI family thioesterase encodes MTTTGTPRQTPPTIESPFVDMLGVRLVSARDGASEIALSLDEQHLNTWSIAHGGVTMTLADVALAMAARSLTDDGVGVVTVEMKVNFMQPGRGELRAYGRVMHRSTTMAYCEGEVRDSAGNFVAKALGTFKYMKRLAVGRDVARQRTRTDPGATPGPSDV; translated from the coding sequence ATGACGACCACCGGCACCCCGCGCCAGACGCCGCCCACCATCGAAAGCCCGTTCGTCGACATGCTCGGCGTGCGGCTTGTCTCGGCCAGGGACGGCGCGAGCGAGATCGCGCTGTCGCTCGACGAACAGCACCTGAACACCTGGAGCATCGCGCACGGCGGCGTGACGATGACGCTGGCCGACGTGGCGCTCGCGATGGCCGCGCGCAGCCTGACCGACGACGGCGTCGGCGTGGTCACGGTGGAGATGAAGGTCAACTTCATGCAGCCCGGGCGCGGCGAGTTGCGCGCCTATGGCCGCGTGATGCACCGCTCGACCACCATGGCCTACTGCGAGGGCGAGGTGCGCGACAGCGCGGGCAATTTCGTCGCCAAGGCGCTCGGCACCTTCAAGTACATGAAGCGGCTCGCGGTGGGCCGCGACGTCGCGCGCCAGCGCACGCGCACCGATCCGGGCGCGACGCCGGGGCCGAGCGACGTCTGA
- a CDS encoding alpha/beta hydrolase has translation MPLNPVIAQVLEMIERARRPSYESQTPQAARAAYERSAPILEIASAPMAEVEDLRVPVRDGTTIGARLYLPVAPSLAEPLATLVYYHGGGFMIGSLDTHDALCRMFARDAHCAVLAVDYRLAPEATFPTAHDDAEDALVWLHAHASEFGLDAARFAVGGDSAGGTLAAAVAVLAHDRGIALALQLLIYPGVTAHQQTASHARLASGYLLTANTIQWFFSHYVPDAADREDWRFAPLDGQRGAPSFAGVAPAWIAVAEYDPLSDEGVAYADKLRAAGNAVTLMRYAGMIHEFFKMGGYVPEVRQAHADAASALREAFDAV, from the coding sequence ATGCCGCTCAATCCCGTCATTGCGCAGGTGCTCGAGATGATCGAGCGCGCCCGGCGCCCGTCCTACGAATCCCAGACGCCGCAGGCCGCGCGCGCCGCCTACGAACGCAGCGCGCCGATCCTCGAGATCGCGTCCGCGCCGATGGCCGAGGTCGAAGACCTGCGCGTGCCGGTGCGCGACGGCACGACGATCGGCGCGCGGCTTTATCTGCCGGTCGCGCCGAGCCTCGCCGAGCCGCTGGCGACGCTCGTCTACTATCACGGCGGCGGTTTCATGATCGGCAGCCTCGACACGCACGACGCGCTGTGCCGGATGTTCGCGCGCGACGCGCACTGCGCGGTGCTGGCGGTGGACTACCGGCTCGCGCCCGAGGCGACGTTCCCGACCGCGCACGACGATGCCGAGGACGCGCTGGTGTGGCTGCATGCCCACGCGAGCGAGTTCGGCCTCGACGCGGCGCGCTTCGCGGTGGGCGGCGACAGCGCGGGCGGCACGCTAGCCGCGGCCGTGGCGGTACTCGCGCACGATCGCGGCATCGCGCTCGCACTGCAGCTGCTGATCTATCCCGGTGTGACCGCGCACCAGCAGACCGCCTCGCACGCGCGGCTCGCCAGCGGCTATCTGTTGACGGCCAACACGATCCAGTGGTTCTTCTCGCACTACGTGCCCGATGCGGCCGATCGCGAGGACTGGCGGTTCGCGCCGCTCGACGGCCAACGCGGCGCGCCGTCGTTCGCGGGCGTCGCGCCGGCCTGGATCGCCGTGGCCGAATACGATCCGCTCTCGGACGAGGGCGTCGCCTACGCGGACAAGCTGCGCGCGGCCGGTAACGCCGTCACGCTGATGCGCTACGCGGGCATGATCCACGAGTTCTTCAAGATGGGCGGCTACGTGCCCGAGGTCCGGCAGGCCCATGCCGATGCGGCGAGTGCGTTGCGCGAGGCGTTCGACGCGGTGTGA
- the tmk gene encoding dTMP kinase yields the protein MARGKFITFEGIDGAGKTTHLARFCEHLRAKVAPTGRQVVQTREPGGTALGEALRAVLLEQPMDLETEALLMFASRREHLARVIEPAVTRGDWVVSDRFTDATFAYQGGGRGLPRDKLEALERWVQGGFQPDLTILFDVPPEVASERRGAVRAPDKFESESEAFFLRTRAEYLRRAEEAPYRFLIVDATQSIAQIQRQLEGVLAAL from the coding sequence ATGGCGCGTGGAAAATTCATCACGTTCGAAGGGATCGACGGCGCGGGCAAGACGACGCACCTCGCCCGGTTCTGCGAACATCTGCGCGCGAAGGTCGCGCCCACCGGCCGGCAGGTCGTGCAGACTCGCGAGCCGGGCGGCACGGCGCTGGGCGAGGCGCTGCGCGCGGTGCTGCTGGAGCAGCCGATGGACCTCGAGACCGAGGCGCTGCTGATGTTCGCGAGCCGCCGCGAGCATCTCGCCCGCGTGATCGAGCCGGCCGTCACGCGCGGCGACTGGGTGGTCTCGGACCGCTTCACCGACGCGACGTTCGCCTACCAGGGCGGCGGCCGCGGGCTGCCGCGCGACAAGCTCGAGGCGCTCGAACGCTGGGTGCAGGGCGGCTTCCAGCCCGACCTGACGATCCTGTTCGACGTGCCGCCCGAGGTGGCGAGCGAGCGGCGCGGCGCGGTGCGCGCGCCCGACAAGTTCGAGAGCGAGAGCGAGGCGTTCTTCCTGCGCACGCGCGCCGAATACCTGCGCCGCGCCGAGGAAGCGCCGTACCGCTTCCTGATCGTCGACGCGACGCAGTCGATCGCGCAGATCCAGCGGCAGCTCGAAGGCGTGCTGGCCGCGCTCTGA
- a CDS encoding AAA family ATPase, producing MPPLSALAIANYRSLRDFIVPLAGLNVVTGPNGSGKSSVYRALRLLADTAQGRAIPSLAREGGLASTLWAGPERFSRAMLAGEAPVEPLVRKEPVSLRLGFACADFGYAIDLGMPIVNETTLFGRDPVIKRECVWSGTLLRPSALLVDRHGAQIRTRDATGGWRTVPQPVASFDSMLTEFVDPAGAPEMIALRERIRSWRFYDHFRTDADAPARRAQIGTHTPVLADDGADLAAALQTIREIGDAEALDATIDDAFPGARLAVDDAAGRGRFEVAMRQPGLLRPLGAAELSDGTLRYLLLAAALLTPRPPALLVLNEPETSLHPDLLPALGRLIALAAARSQVIVVSHAARLVATLEREAGSLSLVLDKRLGETRVDDEALDRPAWKWPSR from the coding sequence CTGCCGCCGCTGAGCGCGCTCGCGATCGCCAACTACCGCTCGCTGCGCGACTTCATCGTGCCGCTGGCCGGGCTCAACGTCGTGACCGGGCCGAACGGCAGCGGCAAGTCGAGCGTCTACCGCGCGTTGCGGCTGCTGGCCGACACCGCGCAGGGCCGCGCAATCCCGTCGCTGGCGCGCGAGGGCGGGCTGGCCTCGACGCTGTGGGCCGGCCCCGAGCGCTTCTCGCGCGCGATGCTGGCGGGCGAGGCGCCCGTCGAGCCGCTGGTGCGCAAGGAGCCGGTGTCGCTGCGGCTCGGTTTTGCCTGCGCCGATTTCGGCTATGCGATCGATCTCGGCATGCCGATCGTCAACGAGACCACGCTGTTCGGCCGCGACCCGGTGATCAAGCGCGAGTGCGTCTGGAGCGGCACGCTGCTGCGGCCGTCCGCGCTGCTCGTCGATCGCCACGGCGCGCAGATCCGCACGCGCGACGCGACGGGCGGCTGGCGCACCGTGCCGCAGCCGGTCGCGTCGTTCGACAGCATGCTGACCGAGTTCGTCGATCCGGCCGGTGCGCCCGAGATGATCGCGCTGCGCGAGCGGATCCGCTCGTGGCGCTTCTACGACCATTTCCGCACCGATGCCGACGCGCCCGCGCGGCGCGCGCAGATCGGCACCCACACGCCGGTGCTGGCCGACGACGGCGCCGACCTGGCCGCCGCGCTGCAGACGATCCGCGAGATCGGCGACGCCGAGGCGCTCGACGCGACCATCGACGACGCGTTCCCCGGCGCGCGGCTCGCGGTGGACGACGCGGCCGGGCGCGGCCGTTTCGAGGTGGCGATGCGCCAGCCCGGGCTGCTGCGCCCGCTCGGCGCGGCCGAACTGTCGGACGGCACGCTACGCTACCTGCTGCTCGCCGCCGCGCTGCTCACGCCGCGCCCGCCGGCCCTGCTGGTGCTGAACGAACCCGAGACGAGCCTGCATCCGGACCTGCTGCCGGCGCTCGGCCGGCTGATCGCGCTGGCCGCGGCGCGCTCGCAGGTGATCGTGGTCTCGCACGCGGCACGGCTCGTCGCCACGCTCGAACGCGAGGCGGGCAGCCTGTCGCTGGTGCTGGACAAGCGGCTCGGCGAGACCCGCGTCGACGACGAGGCGCTCGACCGGCCCGCCTGGAAATGGCCGTCGCGTTGA
- a CDS encoding YgfZ/GcvT domain-containing protein produces the protein MNSPIANGAPPAPPEFARPQDAEFEAVQTHGAYTPLPQLGLIDVAGDDAATFLHSQLTNDIEHLDAASVKLAGYCSPKGRLLASFLVWRTSGGVQLLLSKELQPAVQKRLSMFVLRAKAKLGDAGAESVALGFAGDVREALSGLFDALPDGVHTKLDGPAGTLIRLPDAAGQPRYLWIARRADAEARAAELDAKLARVSPAVWNWLEIRAAEPRITQPVVEQFVPQMVNYDVIGAVNFRKGCYPGQEIVARSQYRGTIKRRTALAHVDGDTAEVRAGVELFHSADPGQPCGLVVNAAAAPGGGVDLLAEVKLAAQEGGSVHLGSADGAPLAFLPLPYALPTEV, from the coding sequence ATGAACTCACCGATTGCCAACGGCGCACCGCCCGCCCCGCCCGAATTCGCGCGTCCGCAGGATGCCGAATTCGAGGCCGTCCAGACGCACGGCGCCTATACGCCCCTGCCCCAACTCGGCCTGATCGACGTGGCCGGCGACGACGCGGCGACCTTCCTGCATAGCCAGCTGACCAACGACATCGAGCATCTCGACGCGGCCAGCGTGAAACTGGCCGGTTACTGCTCGCCGAAAGGCCGGCTGCTCGCCTCGTTCCTGGTCTGGCGCACGTCCGGCGGCGTGCAGCTGCTGCTGTCGAAGGAACTCCAGCCCGCCGTGCAGAAGCGCCTGTCGATGTTCGTGCTGCGTGCCAAGGCCAAGCTCGGCGACGCGGGTGCCGAATCGGTCGCGCTCGGTTTCGCGGGCGACGTCCGCGAGGCGCTATCGGGCCTGTTCGACGCGCTGCCCGACGGCGTGCATACCAAGCTCGACGGCCCGGCCGGCACGCTGATCCGGCTGCCCGACGCGGCCGGCCAGCCGCGCTATCTGTGGATCGCGCGCCGCGCGGACGCCGAGGCGCGCGCGGCCGAACTCGACGCGAAGCTCGCGCGCGTGTCGCCGGCGGTCTGGAACTGGCTCGAGATCCGCGCTGCCGAGCCGCGCATCACGCAGCCGGTGGTCGAGCAATTCGTGCCGCAGATGGTCAACTACGACGTGATCGGCGCCGTCAATTTCCGCAAGGGCTGCTATCCGGGCCAGGAGATCGTCGCGCGCAGCCAGTATCGCGGCACCATCAAGCGTCGCACCGCGCTCGCGCACGTCGACGGCGACACCGCCGAGGTGCGGGCCGGCGTCGAGCTGTTCCACAGCGCGGACCCGGGCCAGCCGTGCGGGCTGGTCGTCAACGCGGCGGCCGCGCCGGGCGGCGGCGTCGACCTGCTGGCCGAGGTCAAGCTCGCCGCGCAGGAAGGCGGCAGCGTCCACCTCGGCAGCGCCGACGGCGCGCCGCTCGCGTTCCTGCCGCTGCCCTACGCATTGCCCACCGAAGTCTGA
- the mltG gene encoding endolytic transglycosylase MltG has product MSLLSKCAALAAAAVVLAAALAGSGYYWSTRPLTLATPTLDVTIKPHSSVRSVAQQLVRGGVPLQPVLFEAMTRALGLSGRLKSGNYEFKSGVTSYDVLQKLARGDVNEYVATVIEGWTFKRMRAELDASPALVHDTARLSDTELLRAIGAPAAAVARSSGEGLFFPDTYLFDKGTSDLNVYRRAYRLMQERVEEAWSMRAPGLPYRSPYEMLTAASLIEKETGHAADRAYVSAVFANRLRIGMPLQTDPSVIYGLGDAYDGHLRKRDLQMDTPYNTYTRRGLPPTPIALPGVASLQAAVNPAPTAALYFVAKGDGTSVFSDTLGDHNKAVDKYIRGQ; this is encoded by the coding sequence ATGTCCCTACTCTCGAAATGCGCCGCGCTCGCGGCGGCGGCCGTCGTTCTGGCCGCTGCGCTTGCGGGCAGTGGCTATTACTGGTCGACCCGGCCGCTCACTCTCGCCACGCCGACCCTCGATGTCACGATCAAGCCCCACAGCAGCGTCAGGAGCGTGGCCCAGCAGCTGGTGCGCGGCGGCGTGCCGTTGCAGCCGGTGCTGTTCGAGGCGATGACGCGCGCGCTCGGCCTGTCGGGCCGGCTCAAGTCGGGCAACTACGAATTCAAGTCCGGCGTGACGTCATACGACGTGTTGCAGAAGCTCGCGCGCGGGGACGTGAACGAATATGTCGCCACGGTCATCGAAGGCTGGACCTTCAAGCGCATGCGCGCCGAACTCGACGCCAGTCCGGCCCTCGTCCACGACACGGCGCGGCTGAGCGACACCGAACTGCTGCGCGCGATCGGCGCGCCGGCGGCGGCGGTCGCGCGCAGCAGCGGCGAGGGGCTGTTCTTCCCCGATACCTATCTGTTCGACAAGGGGACGAGCGATCTCAACGTCTACCGTCGCGCCTACCGGCTGATGCAGGAGCGCGTCGAGGAAGCATGGAGCATGCGCGCACCGGGGCTGCCTTATCGTTCACCTTACGAAATGCTGACGGCGGCGTCGCTGATCGAGAAGGAAACCGGCCACGCGGCCGACCGCGCCTACGTGTCGGCCGTGTTCGCCAACCGGCTGCGCATCGGCATGCCGCTGCAGACCGACCCGTCGGTGATCTACGGCCTCGGCGACGCCTACGACGGACACCTGCGCAAGCGGGATTTGCAGATGGACACTCCTTACAATACCTACACGCGCCGTGGCCTGCCGCCGACGCCGATCGCCCTGCCGGGCGTGGCATCGTTGCAGGCCGCCGTGAACCCCGCCCCGACCGCGGCACTCTACTTCGTTGCGAAGGGCGACGGGACCAGCGTGTTCTCGGACACGCTGGGGGATCACAACAAGGCCGTGGACAAATACATTCGAGGTCAATGA
- a CDS encoding mechanosensitive ion channel family protein: protein MTTMLDQLAAIADAPLHSWPGTLLVAVLLLATVTGIHWLGARVVIPLARPYPFMSVIVRYIDRPALAVLAFLALEFLSLQVADELSHSGGLRTLSAVGLIVSLTWLLMRLAAATGEAIVLAHPVDTPNNLEARRIHTQARVLARSVMVVIVIIGTGAALMTFPNVRQIGASLLASAGVAGLVAGIAARPVLGNLIAGLQIGLSQPIRLDDVVVIQGEWGRIEEITGTYVSVRLWDQRRLVVPLQWFIENPFQNWTRNSAEIIGTVFLFVDYRTPLAPLRDELARIVTSAPEWDGRVQVLQVTDATERSIQLRALVSSPDSSLSWDLRCRVREGLIAFLQTHYPDSLPRGRMELATPGSGDTPNLPSWLPGEPASSTAANTPADPTATETVSVR from the coding sequence ATGACGACGATGCTCGATCAACTCGCGGCCATCGCCGATGCGCCGCTCCATTCCTGGCCGGGTACGCTGCTGGTCGCCGTGCTGCTGCTGGCCACCGTGACCGGCATCCACTGGCTCGGCGCGCGCGTGGTGATCCCGCTTGCGCGACCCTATCCGTTCATGAGCGTGATCGTGCGCTACATCGACCGGCCCGCGCTGGCGGTGCTGGCCTTCCTCGCGCTCGAATTCCTCTCGCTGCAGGTCGCCGACGAGCTGTCACACTCGGGCGGCCTGCGCACGCTGTCGGCGGTCGGGCTGATCGTCTCGCTGACCTGGCTGCTGATGCGGCTGGCCGCGGCGACCGGCGAGGCGATCGTGCTGGCCCATCCGGTCGATACGCCGAACAACCTGGAGGCGCGCCGGATCCACACCCAGGCGCGCGTGCTGGCGCGCTCGGTGATGGTGGTGATCGTGATCATCGGCACCGGCGCCGCGCTCATGACGTTCCCGAACGTGCGCCAGATCGGCGCCAGCCTGCTGGCCTCGGCGGGCGTGGCCGGGCTGGTCGCCGGTATCGCCGCGCGGCCGGTGCTCGGCAACCTGATCGCGGGCCTGCAGATCGGCCTGTCGCAGCCGATCCGGCTCGACGACGTGGTGGTGATCCAGGGCGAGTGGGGTCGCATCGAGGAGATCACCGGCACCTACGTGTCGGTGCGGCTCTGGGACCAGCGGCGGCTGGTGGTGCCGCTGCAGTGGTTCATCGAGAACCCGTTCCAGAACTGGACGCGCAACAGCGCCGAGATCATCGGCACCGTGTTCCTGTTCGTCGACTACCGCACGCCGCTCGCGCCGCTGCGCGACGAGCTGGCGAGGATCGTCACCTCGGCGCCCGAATGGGACGGCCGCGTGCAGGTGCTGCAGGTGACCGACGCGACCGAGCGCTCGATCCAGCTGCGCGCGCTGGTCAGCTCGCCGGACTCGTCGCTGTCGTGGGATCTGCGCTGCCGCGTGCGCGAAGGGCTGATCGCGTTCCTGCAGACGCATTACCCGGACAGCCTGCCGCGCGGCCGCATGGAGCTTGCCACGCCGGGCAGCGGCGACACGCCGAACCTGCCGTCGTGGCTGCCGGGCGAGCCCGCGTCGAGCACCGCCGCGAACACGCCGGCCGATCCAACCGCCACCGAGACGGTGTCGGTGCGCTGA
- a CDS encoding DNA polymerase III subunit delta': MIYPWQTDDWDRLQALRAHWPHALLLHGQAGIGKLRFAQHLAQGLLCESPRGNGEPCGSCPACTWFGQGNHPDYRIVLPEALAGEAPGAVAEEPKADADEGGKKTRTPSKEIKIEQVRGLLDFVGVGSHRGGARVVVLYPAEALNVAAANALLKTLEEPPAGVVFLLVSARLDRLLPTIISRCRQWPMTVPSHAAAVAWLAAERVDDAAALLAEAGGAPLAALALASDEHRPLRDWTLAQLAAGARCDPFACGESLQKLPMPLVLGWLQRWLYDLLAERSAGRPRYFPAQRDALARCAAALDADAFTRFMKTVTRQRMVENHPLNARLVFEELFLGYRALYA, encoded by the coding sequence ATGATCTATCCGTGGCAAACCGACGACTGGGACCGGCTGCAGGCGCTGCGCGCGCACTGGCCGCATGCGCTGCTGCTGCACGGCCAGGCCGGCATCGGCAAGCTGCGCTTCGCCCAGCACCTGGCGCAGGGCCTGCTCTGCGAGTCGCCGCGGGGCAACGGCGAGCCGTGCGGCAGCTGCCCGGCCTGCACCTGGTTCGGGCAGGGCAACCATCCCGACTACCGGATCGTGCTGCCCGAGGCGCTGGCCGGCGAGGCGCCGGGCGCCGTGGCCGAGGAACCGAAGGCCGATGCCGACGAGGGCGGCAAGAAAACCCGCACGCCGAGCAAGGAGATCAAGATCGAGCAGGTGCGTGGCTTGCTCGACTTCGTCGGGGTCGGCTCGCATCGCGGCGGCGCGCGCGTGGTGGTGCTGTACCCGGCCGAGGCGCTCAACGTGGCGGCCGCCAACGCGCTGCTGAAGACGCTCGAGGAGCCGCCCGCGGGCGTGGTGTTCCTGCTGGTCTCGGCGCGGCTCGACCGGCTGCTGCCGACCATCATCAGCCGCTGCCGGCAATGGCCGATGACGGTGCCCTCGCACGCGGCGGCGGTGGCCTGGCTCGCCGCCGAGCGCGTGGACGACGCGGCCGCGCTGCTGGCCGAAGCCGGCGGCGCGCCGCTCGCCGCGCTCGCGCTGGCGAGCGACGAGCACCGGCCGCTGCGCGACTGGACGCTCGCGCAGCTGGCGGCCGGCGCGCGCTGCGACCCGTTCGCCTGCGGGGAGTCGCTGCAGAAGCTGCCGATGCCGCTCGTGCTCGGCTGGCTGCAGCGCTGGCTCTACGACCTGCTGGCCGAGCGCAGCGCCGGCCGGCCGCGCTATTTCCCGGCGCAGCGCGACGCGCTCGCGCGCTGCGCGGCCGCGCTCGACGCCGACGCGTTCACGCGCTTCATGAAGACCGTCACGCGGCAGCGCATGGTGGAGAACCATCCGCTCAACGCGCGGCTCGTGTTCGAGGAGCTGTTCCTCGGCTACCGCGCGCTCTACGCCTGA
- a CDS encoding TatD family hydrolase → MFVDSHCHINFEGLAERLPEVLANMREQQVTHALCVSVDLETLPAVLDIAERHDNVFASVGVHPDHEDVKEPTLAELVELAAHPKVVAIGETGLDYYRLGERTLADMEWQRERFRTHIRAARETMKPLIIHTRASADDTLRLMAEEGASLPGGVMHCFTEPWPVAEAALAQNFHISLSGIVTFKKAEEVQDVARRVPLERLLIETDSPYLAPVPYRGKPNEPAYVSYVGRFIAAQRGISDEALAAATSQNFFRLFGIAA, encoded by the coding sequence ATGTTCGTCGATTCCCATTGCCACATCAATTTCGAAGGCCTCGCCGAGCGCCTGCCCGAGGTGCTCGCCAACATGCGCGAGCAGCAGGTCACGCACGCGCTTTGCGTGTCGGTCGACCTGGAGACGCTGCCGGCGGTGCTCGACATCGCCGAGCGCCATGACAACGTGTTCGCCTCGGTGGGCGTGCATCCGGACCACGAGGACGTGAAGGAGCCGACGCTCGCCGAACTCGTCGAACTGGCCGCGCATCCGAAGGTGGTCGCGATCGGCGAGACCGGGCTCGACTACTACCGGCTCGGCGAGCGCACGCTTGCCGACATGGAGTGGCAGCGCGAGCGGTTTCGCACCCACATCCGCGCCGCGCGCGAGACCATGAAGCCGCTCATCATCCACACCCGTGCCTCCGCCGACGACACGCTGCGGCTGATGGCCGAGGAGGGCGCCTCGCTGCCGGGCGGCGTGATGCACTGCTTCACCGAGCCGTGGCCGGTGGCCGAGGCCGCGCTGGCGCAGAACTTCCACATCTCGCTGTCGGGCATCGTCACGTTCAAGAAGGCCGAGGAGGTGCAGGACGTGGCGCGGCGCGTGCCGCTCGAGCGGCTGCTGATCGAGACCGACTCGCCGTACCTCGCGCCGGTGCCGTATCGCGGCAAGCCGAATGAACCTGCTTACGTCAGTTATGTCGGACGCTTTATCGCGGCACAGCGCGGCATCAGCGACGAAGCGCTGGCCGCCGCGACCTCGCAGAACTTTTTCCGGCTGTTCGGCATCGCCGCCTGA
- a CDS encoding ankyrin repeat domain-containing protein, giving the protein MKTIHGASTIRPGAALRALVIAAGVAAGLAAPLAQAESRDAIVKAVKFDDIDDIAKQLKHGLDPNLTDERGNPLLVIAAREKSDKVAEALAAAPNVDLEKTDPAGENALMMASLNGDLPLVKYLVDKGAEVSKKGWTALHYAATNGHDDVVSYLLDKSAYIDAGSPNGTTPLMMAARGNHDTTVTLLLDQGADPAIKNQVGVTALEFAKHYQAPDAVAILSKRTVPIGDARPANAGNGQNSAK; this is encoded by the coding sequence ATGAAAACGATCCACGGTGCATCCACGATTCGCCCCGGCGCCGCGCTGCGCGCGCTCGTCATCGCCGCCGGCGTGGCCGCGGGCCTCGCCGCGCCGCTCGCGCAGGCCGAGTCGCGCGACGCGATCGTCAAGGCCGTCAAGTTCGACGACATCGACGACATCGCGAAGCAGCTGAAGCATGGGCTCGACCCGAACCTGACCGACGAGCGCGGCAACCCGCTGCTCGTGATCGCCGCGCGCGAGAAGTCCGACAAGGTCGCCGAGGCGCTCGCCGCGGCGCCGAACGTCGATCTGGAAAAGACCGATCCGGCCGGCGAGAACGCCCTGATGATGGCCTCGCTCAACGGCGACCTGCCGCTCGTCAAATACCTGGTGGACAAGGGCGCCGAGGTCAGCAAGAAGGGCTGGACGGCGCTGCACTACGCGGCCACCAACGGCCACGACGACGTGGTCAGCTACCTGCTCGACAAGTCCGCCTACATCGACGCGGGCTCGCCGAACGGCACCACGCCGCTGATGATGGCCGCGCGCGGCAACCACGACACCACCGTCACGCTGCTGCTCGACCAGGGCGCCGATCCGGCCATCAAGAACCAGGTCGGCGTGACCGCGCTCGAGTTCGCGAAGCACTATCAGGCGCCCGACGCGGTCGCGATTTTGTCGAAGCGCACGGTGCCGATCGGCGATGCGCGGCCCGCGAATGCGGGCAATGGTCAAAACAGTGCAAAATAG